In Cumulibacter manganitolerans, the following proteins share a genomic window:
- the nthB gene encoding nitrile hydratase subunit beta — translation MNGVHDMGGFHSFGPVVPESDQHVFHAEWEKRALALTLAVGALGLWNIDQMRHEREKLPPSIYLSSSYYKIWTLALENAIVALDLLERTDLTARTADQLIAGFAGQGSYERPTDTRPAYAVGQQVRTRELNPAGHTRLPRYARAHVGTVIAVHGAHVFPDRNAVPLGERPEKTPEWLYTVEFTGRELWGPDGDPQIMVSIDAWEPYLEAAE, via the coding sequence ATGAACGGCGTGCACGACATGGGCGGGTTCCACTCGTTCGGCCCGGTGGTCCCCGAGAGCGACCAGCACGTCTTCCACGCGGAGTGGGAGAAGCGGGCGCTGGCGCTCACGCTGGCCGTCGGCGCGCTCGGGCTGTGGAACATCGACCAGATGCGGCACGAGCGCGAGAAGCTGCCGCCGAGCATCTACCTGTCCAGCAGCTACTACAAGATCTGGACGCTGGCGCTGGAGAACGCGATCGTCGCCCTCGACCTCCTCGAGCGCACCGACCTGACCGCCCGCACGGCCGACCAGCTGATCGCCGGCTTCGCCGGCCAGGGCTCCTACGAACGGCCCACCGACACGCGCCCGGCGTACGCCGTCGGCCAGCAGGTGCGCACCCGCGAGCTCAACCCCGCCGGCCACACCCGGTTGCCGCGGTACGCGCGCGCCCACGTCGGCACCGTCATCGCGGTGCACGGCGCGCACGTCTTCCCCGACCGCAACGCCGTCCCGTTGGGCGAGCGCCCGGAGAAGACCCCGGAATGGCTGTACACCGTCGAGTTCACCGGTCGCGAGCTCTGGGGGCCGGACGGCGACCCCCAGATCATGGTCTCCATCGATGCCTGGGAGCCGTACCTGGAGGCGGCCGAATGA
- the nthA gene encoding nitrile hydratase subunit alpha has translation MSHEHAQEHEHAEYSELSEMDARVRALETLLTEHGLVDRAALDAVVERYETEVGPHNGAAVIAKAWTDPKYKEWLLSDADAAIASLGYVGRQGEHMVVVENTPERHNMVVCTLCSCYPWPVLGLPPVWYKSPAYRSKAVIDPRGVLSDFGVELPDDTQIKVWDSTAEVRYLVLPMRPEGTEDLTEEELAALVNRNSMIGTGLAGTQQEVS, from the coding sequence ATGAGCCATGAGCATGCCCAGGAGCACGAGCACGCCGAGTACAGCGAGCTGTCCGAGATGGACGCTCGGGTGCGTGCTCTGGAGACCCTGCTGACCGAGCACGGGCTGGTCGATCGGGCCGCGCTCGACGCGGTCGTCGAACGGTACGAGACCGAGGTCGGCCCGCACAACGGCGCTGCCGTCATCGCCAAGGCCTGGACCGACCCGAAGTACAAGGAATGGCTGCTGTCGGACGCCGACGCCGCGATCGCCTCCCTCGGCTACGTCGGGCGCCAGGGCGAGCACATGGTGGTCGTCGAGAACACCCCCGAGCGGCACAACATGGTGGTGTGCACGCTGTGCTCGTGCTACCCGTGGCCGGTGCTCGGCCTGCCGCCGGTCTGGTACAAGTCGCCGGCGTACCGCTCGAAGGCGGTGATCGACCCGCGCGGCGTCCTCTCCGACTTCGGCGTCGAGCTGCCCGACGACACCCAGATCAAGGTGTGGGACTCGACGGCGGAGGTGCGCTACCTGGTGCTGCCCATGCGTCCCGAGGGCACCGAGGACCTGACCGAGGAGGAGCTGGCCGCGCTGGTCAACCGCAACAGCATGATCGGCACCGGACTGGCCGGAACGCAGCAGGAGGTCTCATGA